Proteins from a single region of Fodinibius sp. Rm-B-1B1-1:
- a CDS encoding VOC family protein has product MSIKRIVPNIESEAPQKSIEFYEDFLGLKVAMDMDWIITFISESNPTSQVSIIRNNEPDVPHPDVSIEVDEVDQIFAKAKDQNIEIVYPLTDEPWGVRRFFVKDPNGKIINILSHL; this is encoded by the coding sequence ATGTCAATTAAGAGAATAGTCCCAAACATTGAATCAGAAGCTCCCCAGAAGAGCATTGAATTTTACGAAGATTTCTTAGGATTAAAAGTAGCGATGGACATGGATTGGATCATTACTTTTATCTCAGAAAGTAATCCAACTTCCCAAGTAAGTATCATCCGAAATAATGAACCAGATGTACCGCATCCAGATGTTAGTATTGAAGTAGATGAGGTTGACCAAATATTTGCCAAGGCAAAAGATCAAAACATTGAGATTGTATACCCCCTTACTGATGAGCCTTGGGGCGTTCGTCGTTTCTTTGTCAAAGACCCCAATGGAAAAATCATCAATATTTTGAGTCATCTTTAA